The Martelella endophytica genome contains the following window.
GGGCCGGCTGAAGCAGTGGCGGCCATCCTTGCCCTTGTCTGCGGTCCTGACGCAGATGTCGATGATGGCATCCCGGTCTTCGGGACGCGCCGGCCTGATGCTGAAATCGCTCATGCCGTCAATGTCCGGACGGCGTCATGCGCAGCGCCTCATCGAAGCCGTTCCATATCTCGGCAAGCTCGATGGTTTTGCGTGTGCGTCGAGCCTCGTCGATCTTGATGGCGGTCAGGCCGGCCTCCAGAGCGTCCAGGATACCCACCGGAAGCGGCTCTCCCTCCCGCAGGTTGCGGGTGATGTCGAACGCCATCTGATCGTCGGCACCATAGTGATCGTCCTCGACGCCGGCGTAGCGTTTTTCCACCAGCTTCTCGCCTGACGCGGCATCATGGACCGCGAAGTTGTTCCTGACGAAGTCGCCTTCCGCCATACCCTTCGCGCCGATGACACAGAAGCGGCGAAACTGGTTGGGCACATTGAGATTGGCGTGGAAGGCCATCGTGGCGCCGGTTTCATATTCGATGAGCGCTGTCTGGTAGTCGATGATGTCAGCATCGCTGTCGAACACGTGCTCGGTGGAATTCCAGCCGCTTGGCTTGCGGTAATACTGCTCCCGCTCGACATTCGACATCACCGCGGGGGCATTGTCCGGGACGAACGACTTGCGCCCGCCAAAGCTCGATACCGCGCTCGCCCGCGCGCCCACGACGCTGGCGTAAAGATCAATGTCATGGCAGCATTTTTCCAGGATGTATGGGCCCGCATATTGCTGATAGCGGCGCCAGTCGCGCATAAAGAAGGCACCGTGATAGGGAGCGATATGCTCGGAGGCCTCGATCGAGACCACATTGCCGATCTGTCCCTGCGCCTGGGCGTTGCGCAGGTCGCGGTAGAGATCCGAATAGCGCAGAACCAGGCCGACCAGTACCCGGTCGATACCGAACTCGCCAAGCAGCCTTGCCATTTCGAGCGTCTGCTGCTCATCGATCACCACCGGCTTTTCGGTGAAGACCTTCACGCCGTGTTGCAGGCCGCTTCTGATGTGGTCGAGGTGAAGCGCGTTCGGCGAGCCCACCGTCAGCAGATCGGGTTTCACCTGCTTCAGCATTCCGTCGACGCTCTCGAAGCGCGGACCGACTTTGAGGCCATCCTGTTCGACCTGCTCGAGCCCCGCGGGCACCGGGTCCACAAGGCCGACGATCGTCAGATCGTCATTCGCCTTGTGGAAGGACTTCAATACATTGGCCATCCTGTAGCCAAGGCCGGCAACCGCAACTCTCATGGAAAAAACCTTCGTACTCTCGAATTTGCTTGGAAATTGAAACGGGCCAGCGCCGGCAATCCTGTCGCCCGAGGCCTGCGCTCTAGCCCGCAACCCTGTCAAAACGGGTCTCTGGATCGACCGCATCCTTTCGTCCGCGCATCAGCGACAGGCGGCGGAAATCCGGGCTTCCGTGAGCGATGATCGGCAGCATTGCGGCACCCACCGCGGAAGCACTCGCACCAAGCCCTGCAAGCCTCAGGCGCGCGCCCTCGCGGTTCTTTCGCGCGGCGACGGAAGCGAGCAGCGGGTAGGCCCGGTCGACAAGGGATGACAACAAAACGGCAGGGAAGCTGCCACCGACGAATATCGCTTCGGGATCGAACATGTTCTCGATCATCGCGGCCAGCAGACGAAGCCGCGCGCTGCTCAGCTCCAGCCATCGCATAAGCCCGCTATCGCGACCATGATAAAGGCGCTCGAGCGTGCCTGGCTCTTCCAGCGTCGAGGCGTCGCAGCCGACCATGGCGGCGACCTCGTCCAGGGAGAACGGCGTGGCATTGCCGGTCTCCGCCGGCTTGAGGGCCTCGGGCCAGCTCAGCAGGCCGATCTCACCCGCGTTGTTGAAGGCGCCCTGAAAAGGCAGTCCGTCGATGATGATCCCCGCGCCGAGACCATGCCCTATGAAGACATAGACGAAATGGGAAAGTTCTCCGGCTTCTCCGGCCTGCAGCTCGGCGATGGCGGCCGCCGTCGCGTCATTTTCGACGATCACCGGCAGCGCACAGGCCGCCTCAAGCGCGTCAGCGACATCGACATGGCTCCATTCCTGCCATCCCGGTGAGCCGACATATTGCTCATAATCCTCTTCCTGCAGCGTCGGCATGGCGATGCCGATGCCCCAGGCGGGATTGTCGCCACTTTCGGCGATCAGTCGGGATACCAGTTGAGCCATACCGGCAACGCTCGCATTCGGATCGCGCCAGTTAAGCCGTGTGGAGCTGCGCGTGATTTCGCGTGCGGTCAGGTCGCAGGCAACGCCGAGCAGCAGGTCCCGATCGAGATGCAGGCCTATCGAGCACCCGGCAGCGCCGTTGATCGCAAGAATTTTCTGGGGCGCACCGCGGCTGCCGTCGGGTCGGCTCTCCTCGCGAAGGAGGCCTCGGTCCTGAAGTTCGCGGGTGATGTTGGATATCGTCTGGGGTTGCAGGCCGGTGAGCGCGACAAGCTCGCTGCGGCTCGTTTCGCCCTTCGTGCGAACGAGGTCGAAAACGAGGCGGCGATTATACCGGCCTGAATAGGCATGATTATT
Protein-coding sequences here:
- a CDS encoding Gfo/Idh/MocA family protein, whose product is MRVAVAGLGYRMANVLKSFHKANDDLTIVGLVDPVPAGLEQVEQDGLKVGPRFESVDGMLKQVKPDLLTVGSPNALHLDHIRSGLQHGVKVFTEKPVVIDEQQTLEMARLLGEFGIDRVLVGLVLRYSDLYRDLRNAQAQGQIGNVVSIEASEHIAPYHGAFFMRDWRRYQQYAGPYILEKCCHDIDLYASVVGARASAVSSFGGRKSFVPDNAPAVMSNVEREQYYRKPSGWNSTEHVFDSDADIIDYQTALIEYETGATMAFHANLNVPNQFRRFCVIGAKGMAEGDFVRNNFAVHDAASGEKLVEKRYAGVEDDHYGADDQMAFDITRNLREGEPLPVGILDALEAGLTAIKIDEARRTRKTIELAEIWNGFDEALRMTPSGH
- a CDS encoding ROK family transcriptional regulator encodes the protein MSATGNNHAYSGRYNRRLVFDLVRTKGETSRSELVALTGLQPQTISNITRELQDRGLLREESRPDGSRGAPQKILAINGAAGCSIGLHLDRDLLLGVACDLTAREITRSSTRLNWRDPNASVAGMAQLVSRLIAESGDNPAWGIGIAMPTLQEEDYEQYVGSPGWQEWSHVDVADALEAACALPVIVENDATAAAIAELQAGEAGELSHFVYVFIGHGLGAGIIIDGLPFQGAFNNAGEIGLLSWPEALKPAETGNATPFSLDEVAAMVGCDASTLEEPGTLERLYHGRDSGLMRWLELSSARLRLLAAMIENMFDPEAIFVGGSFPAVLLSSLVDRAYPLLASVAARKNREGARLRLAGLGASASAVGAAMLPIIAHGSPDFRRLSLMRGRKDAVDPETRFDRVAG